The following proteins are co-located in the Mycolicibacterium goodii genome:
- a CDS encoding zinc-binding dehydrogenase has protein sequence MSEFEVPTTSRAAVITEFGGKLEVRDLPVPSLEPGGLLVRIDAATVCGSDVHVWDGSLHEGGIRPIILPVVPGHEMAGVVVAKAGGDIGYVGGGQIAIGDRIVFTQGRCGTCYHCAVAGQPNLCPNRRHYGTNCEQYPYLVGGFSEYCYVYPTARKIKVPDDVKSDWASAGSCALRTVIAAYERLGRIEPWQTVVIQGVGPLGLFATALAKRSGAARIIVVGAPDSRLELARAWGATDHVSINDAPDAESRAAAIRELTSGQGAEVVQEWSGARSAFTEGLEMVRRGGRYLIGGQVGPHRVEIQPSTIMKNHLSVIGSMSADDSHYWKAMQFLSQAQSEFEFDRLLTTRTGLDGVTDALRGMQDLSEIKPVIDPALTVS, from the coding sequence ATGTCTGAATTCGAAGTACCGACTACCAGTCGGGCAGCGGTAATCACCGAGTTCGGTGGGAAGCTCGAGGTACGCGACCTGCCGGTGCCGTCGTTGGAGCCGGGCGGGCTGCTGGTCAGGATCGACGCGGCGACGGTGTGCGGCAGCGATGTTCACGTATGGGACGGCTCACTGCACGAGGGCGGGATACGGCCGATCATTCTTCCGGTGGTCCCGGGCCATGAGATGGCCGGCGTGGTGGTGGCCAAGGCCGGCGGGGACATCGGCTACGTCGGCGGCGGCCAGATCGCGATCGGTGATCGAATCGTCTTCACACAAGGCAGGTGCGGCACGTGCTACCACTGTGCCGTCGCTGGCCAGCCGAATCTGTGCCCGAACCGCCGACATTACGGTACGAACTGTGAGCAGTATCCGTACCTCGTCGGCGGCTTCTCGGAATACTGCTACGTCTACCCGACGGCCCGCAAAATCAAGGTGCCCGACGATGTCAAGTCGGATTGGGCCTCGGCCGGCAGTTGTGCGCTGCGTACCGTGATCGCGGCCTACGAGCGGTTGGGTCGGATCGAGCCGTGGCAGACCGTCGTCATCCAAGGTGTGGGACCACTCGGGCTCTTTGCGACGGCGCTGGCCAAGAGGTCGGGGGCGGCGCGCATCATCGTGGTCGGCGCGCCGGATTCCCGGTTGGAACTGGCCCGGGCCTGGGGGGCCACCGATCACGTGTCGATCAATGACGCCCCGGACGCCGAGTCCCGCGCGGCCGCGATCCGGGAGCTGACGAGCGGTCAGGGCGCCGAGGTGGTGCAAGAATGGTCCGGTGCGCGAAGCGCTTTCACCGAGGGGCTCGAAATGGTACGGCGGGGCGGCCGGTACCTGATCGGTGGTCAGGTCGGACCTCACCGGGTGGAGATCCAGCCCTCCACGATCATGAAAAACCACCTGAGTGTCATCGGGTCCATGTCGGCAGACGATTCGCACTACTGGAAGGCGATGCAGTTTCTGAGTCAGGCGCAGTCCGAGTTCGAATTCGACCGTCTTCTCACCACCAGGACCGGACTCGACGGAGTCACGGACGCCTTACGCGGAATGCAGGATCTCAGCGAGATCAAGCCGGTCATCGATCCGGCTCTCACGGTGTCCTGA
- the dctP gene encoding TRAP transporter substrate-binding protein DctP — MKWWHRWRRRGAAVVAAAALLLATACGSGVHVAEDGTITLRVAHYMPNSHYLVKNGIEVWMQEVQNRTHGQVEFDYYPAGQLVSAEEMLSSIQSGVVHVGTFVPASTASAELPLTDVLTVPGFSASSTSVLYDAYWDVLRNELYEHEWKEAGLRPTMSMPTGRYQLIIDGPPRHGLADWSGHTIRSVGGVMDFVVQELGSASVNIPGPEEYEALQRGTIDSAVNTLESIVPYRFDEVISSATTNMPIGASLTVMAINQEVYDQLPANVQQAMADASEIAMKSAAEATTAQLKNGIEKTKADVDYYEMTDQELAELEPALTRARERWVAQREKNGDAGQLIVDAWENALVKAEEEAKSPTAANK, encoded by the coding sequence ATGAAATGGTGGCATCGCTGGCGACGTAGGGGAGCCGCGGTAGTCGCTGCTGCTGCCCTGCTACTGGCCACTGCTTGCGGTTCCGGAGTGCACGTTGCCGAGGACGGCACGATCACGCTTCGGGTCGCTCACTACATGCCCAACTCCCATTACCTGGTCAAGAACGGGATTGAGGTATGGATGCAGGAGGTGCAGAACCGAACCCACGGGCAGGTCGAATTCGATTACTACCCGGCCGGTCAGCTGGTGTCGGCCGAGGAGATGCTGTCCTCTATCCAGTCCGGCGTGGTCCATGTCGGCACTTTCGTCCCGGCGAGCACTGCCAGCGCCGAGCTTCCGCTGACCGACGTGCTGACCGTTCCTGGGTTCAGCGCATCTTCGACATCGGTTCTGTATGACGCCTACTGGGATGTCTTACGCAACGAGCTCTACGAACACGAGTGGAAAGAAGCCGGTCTGCGTCCGACCATGAGCATGCCGACCGGACGCTACCAGCTGATCATCGACGGCCCACCACGTCACGGACTGGCGGATTGGTCGGGCCATACCATTCGAAGTGTAGGCGGCGTAATGGATTTCGTCGTCCAGGAGCTCGGCAGTGCATCGGTGAACATTCCAGGGCCGGAGGAGTACGAGGCGCTGCAGCGCGGCACCATTGACAGCGCGGTCAACACACTGGAGTCCATCGTTCCCTACCGGTTCGACGAGGTCATCAGCTCCGCAACCACCAACATGCCCATCGGCGCATCCCTGACGGTCATGGCAATCAACCAAGAGGTCTACGACCAGCTACCGGCAAACGTGCAGCAGGCGATGGCCGACGCAAGCGAGATCGCCATGAAGAGCGCCGCAGAAGCAACGACGGCACAGCTCAAGAACGGGATCGAAAAGACCAAGGCGGACGTCGACTACTACGAAATGACGGATCAGGAGCTGGCTGAGCTTGAGCCTGCCCTTACTCGCGCGCGGGAGCGGTGGGTCGCGCAGCGCGAGAAGAACGGCGATGCAGGCCAACTGATCGTGGATGCCTGGGAGAACGCGCTGGTGAAGGCAGAGGAAGAGGCCAAGTCACCAACAGCCGCCAACAAATAG
- a CDS encoding alpha/beta fold hydrolase, giving the protein MFVLLHGGRHGGWCWQRVARRLRAAGHEVYTPTLTGLGERSHLNGPHIGLDTHIKDLVSVFEYEDVDDAVLVAHSYGGIVATAAMEEIAERVRVMVYVDALMPRSGESLFSIIGPAAAQARIDRAQTDGEGWFIAPTDASYWGVADQDDIAWVNSKTTPQPIKTYRDAVASADRAWEHPAMFIECRPSAMEPLTNPRERAKVDVDFHYHVLNAAHDVMITAPDELTELLLRARGLVSTGQDSPRR; this is encoded by the coding sequence GTGTTCGTCCTGCTCCACGGCGGACGGCATGGCGGATGGTGCTGGCAGCGTGTTGCGCGCCGCCTGCGTGCAGCCGGACACGAGGTGTACACACCGACCTTGACGGGCCTCGGCGAACGGTCGCACCTGAACGGCCCGCACATCGGATTGGACACCCACATCAAAGACCTGGTTTCGGTTTTCGAGTACGAGGACGTCGATGACGCCGTGCTGGTGGCCCACAGTTATGGCGGCATCGTGGCCACTGCTGCGATGGAGGAGATCGCTGAACGTGTGCGCGTGATGGTGTACGTGGACGCCCTCATGCCGCGCAGCGGCGAGTCGCTGTTCAGCATCATCGGACCGGCCGCGGCCCAGGCCCGGATCGACCGCGCCCAGACCGACGGGGAAGGTTGGTTTATCGCGCCCACCGATGCTTCGTACTGGGGAGTGGCCGATCAGGACGACATCGCTTGGGTCAACAGCAAAACCACGCCGCAACCGATCAAGACATATCGCGACGCAGTCGCGTCCGCCGACCGCGCGTGGGAGCACCCCGCCATGTTCATCGAGTGTCGTCCCTCAGCGATGGAACCGCTCACCAATCCGCGGGAACGCGCCAAGGTGGACGTTGATTTCCACTACCACGTTCTGAACGCGGCCCATGACGTGATGATCACAGCGCCAGACGAGCTGACCGAGTTGCTACTACGCGCCAGGGGCCTGGTGTCGACCGGCCAGGACTCGCCCCGCCGCTGA
- a CDS encoding MaoC/PaaZ C-terminal domain-containing protein produces MTLRDAVVGMELPPLRIDPISRKTLALFAGASGDHQATHIDIDAAKAKGRDDVIAHGMLMMAYLGRILTNLVPQEKIRSYSARFVAPTPVHAEPTCTGRIAAIEDELATLELAIMLADGTIVVRGEAVIDLGVEDCRPDTTTTNRSGRGSE; encoded by the coding sequence ATGACTCTTCGCGATGCCGTCGTGGGAATGGAACTACCCCCGCTTCGAATCGACCCCATTTCCCGAAAGACGCTGGCGCTGTTCGCCGGTGCATCGGGGGACCACCAGGCGACTCACATCGACATCGATGCCGCCAAGGCCAAGGGTCGCGATGACGTGATCGCCCACGGCATGCTGATGATGGCGTACCTCGGCCGCATCCTCACGAATCTGGTGCCCCAGGAGAAGATTCGGTCGTACAGCGCCCGATTCGTCGCACCGACGCCGGTGCATGCGGAGCCGACCTGCACTGGCCGGATCGCTGCCATCGAGGATGAACTGGCCACGCTCGAACTCGCGATCATGCTGGCAGACGGGACGATCGTGGTCCGCGGCGAAGCAGTGATCGACCTGGGGGTCGAAGACTGCAGGCCCGACACAACAACAACAAATCGAAGTGGACGAGGATCCGAATGA
- a CDS encoding MaoC family dehydratase N-terminal domain-containing protein, which produces MYIDREKARDHAIAPLPFEVERGRLRFFAETIGLTDPIYHDVDAARRRGHRDLPVPPTFLSNALELEIPNPLGWLAELGGDLTKTTHAEQGFTYHAMAYAGDRLMLERKVVDVYTKKNGALEFVVKNTQVKRDDETLADARFVIVLRHPEATG; this is translated from the coding sequence ATGTACATCGATCGCGAAAAAGCACGAGACCATGCGATTGCCCCCCTACCCTTCGAGGTCGAGCGCGGCAGGCTGCGCTTCTTCGCTGAGACCATCGGGCTGACAGACCCGATCTACCATGACGTCGATGCGGCAAGGCGCCGCGGTCACCGTGACCTACCGGTCCCGCCAACCTTCCTCAGCAATGCACTCGAGCTGGAGATCCCCAACCCGCTGGGGTGGCTCGCGGAGCTGGGCGGCGACCTGACCAAGACCACTCACGCCGAGCAGGGTTTCACTTACCATGCCATGGCGTACGCCGGCGACCGTCTGATGCTGGAGCGCAAGGTCGTCGACGTCTACACCAAGAAAAACGGGGCACTGGAGTTCGTCGTCAAGAACACGCAGGTCAAGCGGGACGACGAGACCTTGGCCGACGCACGGTTCGTGATCGTCCTTCGGCATCCGGAGGCGACGGGATGA
- a CDS encoding aldehyde dehydrogenase family protein has protein sequence MIRRNQIYVDGTWVDSTADSFLEVVNPATEEVIAEVARGTVEDVDAAVSAATAAFDGWSQSSVDDRVTVLQALADVIESNGEEVTNTIVAEIGQPVTWAWKASTETTVRDLRNFADSLPEVIWEEKVGNATVRRLPAGVVGAITAWNGPIRSVCLKAGAAIAAGCTVVLKSSEVAPLTPFLLAGYTEKAGLPPGVFNIVTGTGPEVGEHIVTHPGIDMVSLTGSVRAGSRVMELASRSVKRVALELGGKSANVILPDADLEKAVTVGVQDAFRNSGQACGALTRFLVPRDRLADAEELAAATAETFIVGDPTDPATHLGPLANREQYGRVRSHIERAIGEGVKLVTGGLDRPDGLDRGFYVRPTIFSGTNEDRIAREEVFGPVVVIIPFDGEDDAVRIANDTEYGLAGGVWAADPEHARAVASRIRTGRVRINGTPLDMRAPHGGLKLSGIGREMGRHGIEDYLEYQALHG, from the coding sequence GTGATACGCAGGAATCAGATTTACGTCGACGGCACCTGGGTGGACTCCACTGCCGACAGTTTCCTCGAGGTGGTGAACCCGGCGACGGAGGAAGTCATCGCGGAGGTGGCCAGAGGGACAGTCGAGGACGTCGACGCCGCAGTGTCGGCGGCCACCGCGGCCTTCGACGGATGGTCGCAGTCGAGCGTCGATGACCGGGTCACGGTCCTACAGGCCCTCGCCGATGTCATCGAGAGCAACGGCGAAGAGGTCACCAACACGATCGTCGCGGAGATCGGACAGCCGGTCACATGGGCGTGGAAGGCCTCGACCGAGACGACGGTGCGCGACCTGCGGAACTTCGCGGACTCTCTTCCGGAGGTCATCTGGGAGGAGAAGGTCGGAAATGCCACCGTGCGTCGGCTCCCCGCCGGCGTGGTGGGTGCGATCACGGCCTGGAACGGGCCGATTCGCTCGGTGTGTCTCAAGGCCGGCGCGGCGATCGCGGCAGGATGCACGGTGGTGCTCAAGTCGAGCGAGGTCGCGCCGCTCACCCCGTTCCTGCTGGCCGGGTACACCGAGAAGGCTGGACTGCCCCCGGGTGTCTTCAACATCGTCACCGGCACGGGGCCCGAGGTTGGCGAGCACATCGTCACACATCCGGGAATCGACATGGTGTCGCTGACAGGTTCGGTCCGGGCGGGCAGCCGGGTAATGGAACTTGCGTCCCGTTCGGTCAAGCGGGTGGCCCTTGAGCTCGGCGGCAAGTCCGCCAACGTGATTCTGCCGGACGCCGATCTGGAAAAGGCGGTCACGGTCGGTGTGCAAGACGCCTTCCGGAACTCCGGCCAGGCGTGCGGGGCGCTCACCCGGTTCCTCGTTCCGCGGGATCGGCTCGCCGATGCGGAGGAGTTGGCGGCGGCGACGGCGGAGACCTTCATCGTCGGTGATCCGACCGATCCGGCGACCCACCTCGGCCCACTGGCCAATCGCGAGCAGTACGGCCGTGTCCGCTCGCACATCGAGCGCGCCATCGGAGAAGGTGTCAAGCTGGTCACCGGCGGTCTGGACCGACCCGACGGCCTCGATCGGGGCTTCTACGTGCGTCCCACCATTTTCTCCGGAACGAATGAGGACCGGATCGCCCGCGAAGAAGTGTTCGGCCCTGTCGTGGTGATCATTCCGTTCGACGGTGAAGACGACGCGGTGCGAATCGCCAACGACACGGAGTACGGTCTTGCGGGCGGGGTCTGGGCCGCTGACCCTGAACACGCACGCGCCGTCGCGAGCCGCATCCGGACCGGCCGGGTGCGAATCAACGGAACCCCGCTCGACATGCGCGCGCCGCATGGCGGCCTGAAGCTCTCGGGCATCGGACGGGAAATGGGCCGCCACGGCATCGAGGACTACCTCGAGTACCAAGCTCTCCACGGCTAG
- a CDS encoding cupin domain-containing protein codes for MLIDNILTAEGISVNGAMFKPGQHTFWHSHENGQLFIVNSGKGIIATRDGDAHVVKAGDVVYTPAGEEHWHGAAPDCFVTYTSASLGKTSFAEPVEPEEYERHWDS; via the coding sequence GTGCTGATCGACAACATCCTGACCGCCGAGGGTATTTCGGTGAACGGCGCGATGTTCAAGCCCGGCCAACACACCTTCTGGCATTCCCACGAGAACGGCCAACTCTTCATCGTCAACTCCGGCAAGGGCATCATCGCGACCCGCGATGGCGATGCACATGTGGTGAAGGCCGGCGACGTCGTCTACACGCCAGCCGGCGAGGAGCATTGGCACGGCGCGGCCCCGGACTGCTTCGTCACGTACACGTCGGCGTCCCTCGGAAAGACCAGTTTCGCGGAGCCTGTCGAACCTGAAGAGTATGAACGCCACTGGGATTCGTGA
- a CDS encoding TRAP transporter large permease, protein MIELLIPMGILAVLLFIGTPVGFAMAGAGIVGIAMLTNLDTSLALLATGPHTSTQSFSLTAVPMFILMAEFLGASTLVAKLFDTARAWFGRVPGGLAVASIGAGAGMGALSGSSVAATASLAGTTVPEMRKSGYDERLSLGSVASAGTLATMIPPSVPLLIYGITTETSITDVFAAGIIPGIVLAILFAGVVLVWQRMRPDIAPIGPRVVWGERVSSLIHTFPAILLVILVLGGMYSGIVTASEAGAIGAIGALVVGMAFGGLRSKGMVGALRRTAELTAAIFIIVIGAKIFSQFMTLTGVTQGLAEFVSDGGFPPLLVLVIILLVYAILGCFMDGLGMMLLTLPVFFPLVTGLGYDAVWFGIIVAVVIELGLITPPVGLNVYVTVGSGRGDLGAAFRGVTRFYLAVVFLVVLLIIFPEIATWLPSLRS, encoded by the coding sequence ATGATCGAACTGCTGATCCCGATGGGGATCCTCGCGGTCCTGCTCTTCATCGGCACGCCCGTGGGATTCGCAATGGCCGGAGCCGGCATCGTCGGAATCGCCATGCTGACGAATCTCGACACCAGCTTGGCCTTGCTGGCCACCGGGCCGCACACGTCGACGCAATCGTTCAGCCTCACCGCCGTACCGATGTTCATCCTGATGGCCGAATTCCTGGGTGCGAGCACTCTGGTGGCCAAACTCTTCGACACCGCCAGAGCGTGGTTCGGGCGGGTGCCCGGCGGATTGGCGGTCGCCAGTATCGGCGCCGGCGCCGGCATGGGCGCGCTGTCCGGCTCGAGTGTCGCGGCGACGGCCAGCCTCGCGGGGACGACAGTGCCCGAGATGCGCAAGTCGGGCTATGACGAGCGGCTGTCGCTGGGTTCTGTCGCCAGCGCAGGAACCCTGGCCACGATGATCCCCCCGAGCGTTCCACTGCTTATCTATGGGATCACCACCGAGACCTCCATCACCGACGTCTTTGCAGCCGGCATCATCCCTGGCATCGTGCTCGCGATTCTCTTCGCGGGCGTGGTTCTGGTGTGGCAACGGATGAGGCCCGACATTGCACCGATCGGTCCCCGGGTGGTGTGGGGGGAACGCGTGTCCTCGCTGATACACACGTTCCCGGCGATCCTTCTGGTGATCCTGGTGCTGGGCGGCATGTACTCGGGCATCGTCACTGCTTCTGAGGCCGGCGCCATCGGTGCTATCGGCGCCCTGGTCGTCGGCATGGCGTTCGGCGGACTTCGGAGTAAGGGCATGGTGGGCGCCCTACGGCGCACCGCCGAGCTCACGGCCGCGATCTTCATCATCGTCATCGGCGCGAAAATATTCAGCCAGTTCATGACGTTGACCGGTGTCACCCAGGGCCTGGCCGAGTTCGTGAGCGACGGCGGATTCCCGCCGCTCCTCGTGCTGGTGATCATCCTGCTCGTATATGCGATCCTCGGGTGCTTCATGGATGGGCTGGGAATGATGCTGCTGACCCTGCCGGTCTTTTTCCCGCTGGTCACCGGCCTGGGCTACGACGCGGTGTGGTTCGGCATCATCGTCGCCGTGGTCATCGAGCTCGGCTTGATCACCCCGCCTGTCGGCCTGAACGTGTACGTGACCGTCGGATCCGGGCGCGGTGACCTGGGCGCCGCATTCCGCGGAGTGACCCGGTTTTACCTGGCGGTCGTCTTCTTGGTCGTGTTGCTGATCATCTTCCCCGAGATTGCGACCTGGCTGCCCTCGCTCAGGAGCTGA
- a CDS encoding nuclear transport factor 2 family protein, with translation MTNESRLTELLAKQDIYECIMKYSRGSDRYDADLIRSTFHPDAVVDREKKWSVDEWIDVSMNRDRSRARMHHIGNVLIEVDGSTAVAETYWIAYQVWSEDGTRLVRTRAARYVDRFECRDGDWRVLYRGVVDDWSYTQEVGPEISQGISHLIGRPFPQDPIYTVQKQATAK, from the coding sequence ATGACGAACGAATCCAGGCTGACCGAGCTGCTTGCCAAGCAGGACATCTACGAGTGCATCATGAAGTACTCGCGCGGATCAGACCGATATGACGCGGATTTGATTCGATCGACCTTCCATCCCGATGCCGTTGTCGACCGGGAGAAGAAGTGGTCGGTTGACGAGTGGATCGATGTGTCCATGAACCGCGACCGGAGCCGAGCACGAATGCACCACATCGGCAACGTCTTGATCGAAGTTGACGGCTCGACCGCCGTGGCAGAGACGTACTGGATTGCGTACCAGGTCTGGTCGGAGGACGGAACCCGACTCGTCCGCACGCGTGCGGCGCGATACGTGGACCGTTTCGAATGCCGAGACGGTGATTGGCGGGTCCTGTACCGAGGCGTGGTGGACGACTGGAGCTACACCCAGGAGGTCGGGCCGGAAATCAGTCAGGGGATCAGCCACCTCATTGGTCGGCCCTTCCCACAAGATCCCATCTACACCGTGCAGAAGCAGGCGACCGCGAAATGA
- a CDS encoding SDR family NAD(P)-dependent oxidoreductase codes for MTGTLDGKVAWVTGGSSGIGRATVSLLQRRGAAVGVLDLFEPAADIPWQACDLSDRGSVSAATDNLATMTGPADVLVCSAGINASHPVVDHPDELWQRVLGVNLSGTFHAIRACLPTMLERRWGRIVTLSSGGAVRVLADRAAYAASKAGIIALTKSVAQEGAKHGVTANVIAPGLTDTPMAAAVYGAGADRSTVANPMGVLLDPLDIAHGIDYLCGPEARYVTGQVLHINAGGVM; via the coding sequence ATGACAGGAACACTCGACGGCAAGGTCGCCTGGGTCACCGGCGGCAGCTCCGGCATCGGCCGCGCGACCGTGTCGCTCCTGCAGCGCCGCGGCGCGGCGGTCGGGGTGCTCGATCTGTTCGAACCGGCTGCGGACATCCCTTGGCAGGCCTGCGATCTCAGTGACCGTGGGTCGGTCTCTGCGGCGACGGACAATCTGGCCACGATGACCGGACCCGCCGATGTGCTTGTGTGCAGTGCAGGGATCAACGCGTCACACCCGGTCGTCGACCATCCCGATGAGCTGTGGCAGCGGGTGCTCGGTGTCAACTTGTCGGGAACGTTCCATGCCATTCGCGCGTGTTTGCCGACAATGCTGGAACGCCGGTGGGGTCGCATCGTCACCCTCAGCTCTGGCGGTGCGGTTCGGGTTCTCGCCGACCGTGCCGCGTACGCGGCCTCCAAGGCGGGGATCATCGCGCTCACGAAATCCGTTGCGCAGGAGGGCGCGAAGCACGGTGTGACGGCGAACGTGATCGCGCCGGGGTTGACCGATACCCCGATGGCCGCAGCGGTATACGGCGCAGGGGCTGACCGCTCCACGGTGGCCAACCCGATGGGTGTCCTGCTGGACCCGCTCGACATCGCGCACGGGATCGATTACCTCTGCGGGCCCGAGGCGAGGTATGTCACCGGACAGGTCTTGCACATCAATGCCGGCGGGGTGATGTGA
- a CDS encoding SDR family NAD(P)-dependent oxidoreductase codes for MSERIVVVTGGGGGVGRSLAESFSNEGDHVIVIDRDSETAAGAVKAVQEHGGTADAVVADVASSADVERVCATILEEHGRVDVLCNNAAIRDHRLDAAELTPETWEQVMGVNVTGTFLFSHYLLPAMLEREYGVIINMSSIGGIGGGRAGAAYTASKHAMIGLTKNVAFAFAERGIRCNAICPGSVDTEFSAAFSKEPHPKANPRFTLSKALRPNGRIPTKDIAAIAIFLASDEASAINGHALVADGGWIIA; via the coding sequence ATGAGCGAGCGAATCGTCGTCGTCACAGGAGGCGGAGGTGGCGTCGGGCGTTCGCTTGCCGAGTCATTCTCGAACGAAGGTGACCACGTGATCGTCATCGATCGCGACAGTGAGACAGCTGCCGGAGCGGTGAAGGCGGTGCAAGAACACGGTGGCACTGCCGATGCCGTGGTGGCCGACGTGGCTTCCAGCGCCGACGTTGAACGAGTCTGCGCAACGATTCTCGAAGAACACGGTCGCGTAGATGTCCTGTGCAACAACGCCGCAATCAGGGACCATCGCCTGGACGCGGCAGAGCTGACACCGGAGACCTGGGAGCAAGTGATGGGCGTCAATGTGACGGGGACATTCCTGTTCTCCCACTATCTGTTGCCCGCGATGCTCGAGCGGGAGTACGGCGTCATCATCAACATGTCGTCGATCGGCGGCATCGGCGGCGGCCGGGCCGGGGCGGCGTACACTGCCAGCAAGCACGCCATGATCGGCTTGACCAAGAACGTTGCATTTGCCTTCGCCGAGCGGGGTATCCGTTGCAACGCAATCTGTCCCGGCTCCGTCGACACCGAGTTCAGCGCCGCCTTCAGCAAGGAACCTCACCCCAAGGCGAACCCGCGTTTCACCTTGTCCAAAGCACTCCGTCCTAACGGCCGGATCCCCACAAAGGACATCGCGGCCATCGCCATCTTCCTTGCATCCGACGAGGCCAGCGCCATCAATGGGCATGCGCTGGTAGCCGACGGCGGGTGGATCATTGCCTGA
- a CDS encoding TRAP transporter small permease, with amino-acid sequence MAVSMALPVPVAGDDLGPSWLQIVDRVLRVIEWIFETVALAALAVMALFTTVNVIARYFFSAPVPGSLNMILLYLMPPLIFLALGRVQATNAHIAATLFVDRISMRVQRICRIVVTLVILTTVVLMTWGAIHELLEAWGKTLGGSPELPIGPSWVFVPFGLAALALRALWQLARLVLVPGELAPHTDLELPVGQETER; translated from the coding sequence ATGGCCGTGAGCATGGCTCTGCCGGTGCCCGTGGCGGGCGACGATCTCGGGCCGTCGTGGCTGCAAATCGTCGACCGTGTGCTTCGTGTGATCGAGTGGATATTCGAGACCGTCGCGCTTGCCGCGCTGGCGGTCATGGCGCTGTTCACCACGGTGAATGTAATTGCGCGGTACTTCTTTTCGGCACCCGTACCGGGCAGCCTGAACATGATTCTCCTGTACCTGATGCCGCCACTCATCTTTCTGGCGCTCGGGCGGGTGCAGGCGACAAATGCACATATCGCGGCCACGTTGTTTGTTGATCGAATAAGTATGCGCGTCCAGCGGATCTGCCGGATCGTGGTCACCCTCGTGATTCTGACGACTGTCGTCCTGATGACCTGGGGGGCGATTCACGAACTGCTGGAGGCGTGGGGCAAGACCCTGGGCGGATCACCCGAGCTGCCGATCGGACCGTCGTGGGTATTCGTACCGTTTGGGCTTGCCGCTCTTGCGCTGCGCGCGCTGTGGCAGCTTGCGCGCCTTGTCCTGGTCCCCGGAGAGCTGGCCCCCCACACGGATCTGGAACTTCCCGTTGGGCAGGAGACCGAGCGATGA
- a CDS encoding cupin domain-containing protein translates to MQFERGRVSGPSIAAPATITGDMKMDLRLKADGVGVNGVVFQPGARTFWHSHTHGQIFLVSFGRGIVGTRDGHQVIEAGDVLYTPPGEEHWHGATPDSFVAYTAISLGTTVWGEELPESDYRDCFCQDAV, encoded by the coding sequence ATGCAGTTTGAACGCGGTCGCGTATCCGGCCCCAGTATCGCGGCGCCGGCCACTATCACCGGCGATATGAAGATGGACCTGCGATTGAAGGCCGATGGCGTCGGTGTCAACGGCGTCGTGTTCCAACCCGGTGCGCGCACCTTTTGGCACTCGCACACACATGGGCAGATTTTCCTCGTGAGCTTCGGACGCGGAATCGTCGGGACCCGTGATGGACACCAGGTGATCGAGGCCGGCGACGTGCTCTATACCCCTCCTGGGGAGGAACACTGGCACGGCGCCACCCCGGATTCTTTCGTTGCCTACACCGCGATCTCGCTCGGAACAACCGTGTGGGGTGAGGAATTACCGGAGTCCGACTACCGCGATTGCTTCTGCCAGGACGCCGTCTGA